The following are encoded in a window of Candidatus Eremiobacteraceae bacterium genomic DNA:
- a CDS encoding GNAT family protein, producing the protein MKRYVMLAPTWLVGKKTRLRALEAEDVPFFKRCRLAIDPQAWGFVIQALDGVDLGVLGVLVDGPHAAVAIGFVDDVRYADGSAADALRVICRGLPHAMPVQRIEALVDAAASSSISAHRKAGFQQEGVLREVLLESNAYRDAVIMSVLVGG; encoded by the coding sequence ATGAAAAGGTACGTCATGTTGGCGCCGACGTGGCTCGTCGGCAAGAAGACGCGCCTGCGCGCGCTCGAGGCCGAGGATGTGCCGTTCTTCAAGCGGTGCCGGCTCGCGATCGATCCGCAAGCGTGGGGGTTCGTCATCCAGGCGCTCGACGGGGTCGACCTCGGCGTTCTCGGCGTGCTCGTCGACGGGCCGCATGCGGCGGTCGCGATCGGCTTCGTCGATGACGTCCGCTACGCTGACGGGTCTGCCGCCGACGCGCTTCGCGTGATCTGCCGCGGGTTGCCCCACGCCATGCCGGTCCAGCGGATCGAGGCGCTCGTCGACGCGGCAGCATCGAGTTCGATAAGCGCGCATCGCAAAGCGGGATTCCAGCAAGAAGGCGTGCTCCGCGAAGTGCTTCTCGAGAGCAATGCGTATCGCGATGCCGTCATCATGAGCGTGCTCGTCGGTGGCTAG
- a CDS encoding retropepsin-like aspartic protease, with product MLIALVAALLANTASPTPTIAELAKLHRQAMGPMPASTARWTGSITRGDVVQPFTVNADSTGRYRGSWQTALGSTLVGSDGTVDWTQDESGAVESQPSNHSFSLGYEIARLDAYDFSDKHATVSGPSALDDRQVYALKIADPDNPMTLYIDAKTYLVDGADTSNSTIRYRTHKRFNGFEVPTQIDDTSGDQTTTRTIDSVTFGVDVARLFAPPASREPAFPKGSTDVSLTFDDRLPPFILIPVSIDGKTVHMLIDSGSSTSVIDADVAKRLGLPTAGVAQIEGANLITGTYARADTLDVGGIEFDPFILEAVPLDLPQPLKRDGIDGVLGYDFLEHVVARIAYYPRELQLIQPSAFTYSGTGAVMSIDLTRRVPTVTAAMSGNDSATFTVDTGTDQGLVLYDTFANSHPKDFTHSLDIHPNESAGVGGEVAARSVLVVQISLGQFTVNDVQAMVLLRSTGAFAPGLSDGLLGGGLLQAFRAVFLDYRGKRLILEK from the coding sequence ATGCTCATCGCCCTCGTCGCGGCGCTTCTCGCGAACACGGCGTCACCCACGCCGACGATCGCCGAACTCGCGAAACTCCATCGCCAGGCGATGGGGCCAATGCCGGCGTCGACCGCGCGTTGGACGGGATCGATCACGCGCGGCGATGTCGTCCAGCCGTTCACGGTCAACGCGGATTCAACCGGCCGCTATCGCGGCTCCTGGCAGACCGCTCTCGGCTCGACGCTCGTCGGCTCCGATGGCACTGTCGATTGGACGCAAGATGAGTCGGGCGCGGTCGAGTCGCAGCCGTCGAACCATAGCTTCTCGCTCGGCTACGAAATCGCGCGTCTCGATGCCTACGATTTCTCCGATAAGCACGCGACCGTCAGCGGTCCGTCGGCGCTCGACGATCGTCAAGTCTACGCGTTGAAGATCGCCGATCCAGACAATCCGATGACGCTCTACATCGACGCGAAGACGTATCTAGTCGACGGCGCCGATACGTCCAACTCGACGATCCGCTACCGGACGCACAAGCGCTTCAACGGGTTCGAGGTGCCGACGCAGATCGATGATACGTCGGGCGATCAGACGACGACGCGCACGATCGACAGCGTCACCTTCGGCGTCGACGTCGCGCGTCTGTTCGCGCCGCCTGCTTCGCGCGAACCTGCGTTCCCAAAGGGGTCGACCGACGTCTCGCTCACGTTCGACGATCGACTTCCGCCGTTCATCCTTATCCCCGTGTCGATCGACGGCAAGACCGTCCACATGCTTATCGACTCGGGAAGCTCGACGTCGGTCATCGACGCCGATGTGGCAAAGCGACTCGGCCTGCCGACAGCCGGCGTCGCACAGATAGAAGGCGCGAACCTCATCACCGGCACGTACGCGCGTGCCGATACGCTTGACGTCGGCGGTATTGAATTCGATCCATTCATCTTAGAAGCCGTGCCGCTCGACCTTCCGCAGCCGCTCAAGCGCGACGGCATCGACGGCGTCCTCGGCTACGATTTCCTCGAGCATGTCGTCGCTCGGATCGCGTACTATCCGCGCGAACTCCAGCTCATCCAACCGTCCGCGTTCACGTACAGCGGCACGGGCGCAGTCATGAGCATCGACCTCACTCGTCGGGTGCCGACCGTGACGGCGGCGATGAGCGGCAACGACAGCGCGACCTTCACCGTCGATACGGGCACCGATCAAGGCCTCGTGCTCTACGACACCTTTGCGAATTCGCACCCGAAGGATTTCACGCACTCGCTCGACATCCACCCGAACGAGTCGGCAGGCGTCGGCGGAGAAGTGGCGGCACGGTCTGTCCTCGTCGTCCAGATAAGTCTCGGTCAGTTCACCGT